A genomic stretch from Plasmodium brasilianum strain Bolivian I chromosome 9, whole genome shotgun sequence includes:
- a CDS encoding ribosome biogenesis regulatory protein, whose protein sequence is MSNIEFCTQHLLAYDNSIITADNDIKAKVSENLDLIFKKINELKNEKDGDGEIIYHVTKNNFFNIPRYSKIPKIKKSTKWEMFAQSKLLKKKNKSGLLFDKNTKGWVRRFQKKQIKINEENANFVHEYKQNEDIYEDPFEQIEEEKEIKKMKQKIREMRNKFDQEGISTEDIKYIERQKRKRENLMDSLKVAQISSSTFGRKDKKLKKEKKLRVNNSIVTKQKCEKRLLKDEINQNSKLAAIVLKSL, encoded by the exons atgagtaaTATCGAGTTTTGTACTCAGCATCTTTTAGCATATGACAACTCCATAATTACTGCGGACAATGA CATAAAGGCAAAGGTGAGCGAAAATTTGGaccttatttttaaaaaaataaacgagttaaaaaatgaaaaggatgGAGATGGAGAAATAATCTATCatgttacaaaaaataatttttttaatatacctagatattcaaaaataccaaaaataaaaaaaagtaccaAATGGGAAATGTTTGCACAAAGTAAattgttgaaaaaaaaaaataagagtgGTTTATTGTTTGATAAAAATACGAAAGGTTGGGTGAGGcgttttcaaaaaaaacaaattaaaataaatgaagaaaatgcaAACTTTGTTCATGAGTATAAACAAAACGAAGATATATATGAAGACCCATTTGAACAaatagaagaagaaaaagaaattaaaaaaatgaaacagaaAATAAGAGAAATGAGAAATAAGTTCGATCAAGAGGGCATTTCTACGGAAGACATAAAATACATAGAAAggcaaaaaagaaagaggGAAAACTTGATGGACAGCCTCAAAGT GGCGCAGATCTCATCCTCGACATTTGGAAGAAAagacaaaaaattaaaaaaagaaaaaaaactcaGAGTTAACAATAGCATTGTAACGAAGCAAAAGTGCGAAAAACGTTTACTGAAGGATGAAATTAATCAGAATAGCAAACTAGCTGCAATTGTTTTGAAGTCCCTGTAG
- a CDS encoding hypothetical protein (conserved Plasmodium protein), whose protein sequence is MICRDTTKGLTEERQNASEGKKKKSIRGQGIYNKVEQRTISVVTRKQSQANLRHVEKPKNCSESINKSTKSSANSSVNSSTNSNTNSVTNSSTNSNTNSVTNSNTNSNTNTNTNTNTNTNTNTNTNTNTNTNTNTNTNTNTNTNTNTNSKINTNTNTNSKINTNTNNANINVNNKNIDEDARRIKETKFIFDKNRQKNKSSGSGCGNGSHSSSSCSRERRGLKKRTTSPEMDDINMNNNFYELEDYNEDVSIVSSKGGSKLGVKKNKGGNEKAKKRAWGQMVVDEKDRESEVKDEEDLKHVENKEDAEDEEKQSNNVINTLEGINQENLNCSNKNKTKEKNYGSFAKREGKRNNSMKEQEESKEINLDAFTKYNIIKNKKEHIVIDDSNIYIVIDNMDENSNDKAAIISKLNITNDTYNFLKNKNTGKNLSKMKLASPYVGKTEKAERSRGAEAARRVEAARRVEAARRVEAARRVEAARRVEAARRVEAALRVEAASTVEEDMEDEVNEEDLSECEEYEEDSDDYDNKSVSIRGIGEDSTNDEEDDIEISNIYKTLKQENMKFADGMKKDEGMMVEIEEEEVEKEKDKDKGKEEEEPIEKILKKRKTKNDNSNKEHKLNIVRSLLKSAHSDLMVMDQNDMQMSSNTMNIREPSISLNEFCNYRKGNYKNEGIEEGNLEKIEVARERGERERKRKQNNEKVNKKEKVKTDLEKNETKSKNNELDKLYKRINRKEVKYDKQGKIGAEKCKEKEEFDYKQYSKLIKLISISRDISRYNVYKDSNDAEKSSSRKGSNRRTNSRKSDNRSGSSGYGSSRQVSNRQNSSSNNNKESRRTSEHAQNNKVKEKTASLEKGKCKFNSEIRRSNKKAVSIWDSKKIEVRGKQMKNKSKLRTTNMFMNEEEAAEEEETKADAECTYSNSFKNANMAMQGNNKRRSISQTNHVKNVNKKIKENCYRIGNTYNNYEQENENLLLGFNLMDNTASYKKMHEMQKSSKNAENEENTEDLNNLENLNNLEDLNNLENLNNLENLNNLENLNSLENLNNLENLNNLENLNSLENLNNLENLNSLENLNNLENLNNLENLNSLENLNNLENLKNNKILLNYCAVTNKNKTSSEEQSSVIMDLRNEYINDKSSHKKQEDSKSHSRNRRILLKQKYNCTDNVLISGIVDQQEEQEQQFDEDKDKNVKRKKQLVKIEESEKDLIAQEKNIMEGIECLGDGNEGKEKEKENENEEEEEEEETEMEKHVEDENSKEELAAEKKDKVGMEKNVVGVEDVIMGTQIDGKALEDREIKEEVTNKEEELNELVEEHKKMKGVTEEEVIQKSNKGEEADVEEVEIEAEAEEIEAEAKEVVRKIEEARNDQVTEEEKYEEVLEGRDTIVDPCKCVSKEVEGVGEEQREDEIVVVEEQEEGKEEDEVVEVEEKGAFEVGGEEVVEVEVQEDTEKGNEKAEEHTIEQEDVVEVEREEEEEEKGKEQNEQDEVVEIPIDVEEEKEKEQNEQDKVVEIPIDVEEEKEKEQNEQDKVVEVEKEEEVVEVNVEQEEVKGEEEEQLKEKEVMEIQEEGEEKEEYEEILDEEVYEELGDEKEEYKEVEEEKDEYKEVEEVEKGAEKQVEKELEKGVGEEIEVNSDEEMEEYEVDEEEIMKEEMKHHEEMEEYEAVKKEVNSDEEMEEYEVDEEEVDKTVEVKSDEEMEEYEVDKIEVNSDEEIEEHKVDKEELNKKAEVNSDEEMEEYELDEEEVDKTVEVKSDEEMEEYEVDKIEVNSDEEIEEHKVDEEELNKKAEVNSDEEMEEYELDEEDMMEEEIGKKEVNSDEEMEEYEVDEEEMAEQMVKEEEEKKEENMKNGKSNIEEVNNSSKGTSNDEIMNYNTNKSKTMIYDNIIDLNSNSYNSKTEDSGKGNKDGNDSTNSELLEYNISAEKDSDMHVKNKNSFELFDEGKSYVTADNDKNSHYNNFKNNFFF, encoded by the exons atgaTTTGTAGAGA TACAACGAAAGGGCTAACGGAGGAGAGGCAGAATGCTAgcgaaggaaaaaaaaaaaaaagtataaggGGGCAAGGAATATACAATAAAGTGGAACAACGGACTATTTCAGTCGTTACAAGGAAGCAGTCACAGGCAAACCTAAGACACGTGGAAAAACCAAAAAATTGTAGTGAgagtataaataaaagtacgAAGAGTAGCGCTAATAGCAGTGTGAATAGTAGTACGAATAGTAATACAAATAGTGTTACGAATAGTAGTACGAATAGTAATACAAATAGTGTTACGAATAGTAATACGAATAGTAATACGAATACGAATACTAATACCAATACTAATACCAATACTAATACCAATACTAATACCAATACTAATACCAATACTAATACCAATACGAATACTAATACGAATACTAATACGAATactaatagtaaaataaataccaATACGAATactaatagtaaaataaatactaatACGAATAACGCgaatattaatgtaaataataaaaacattgaTGAGGATGCTAGAAGaataaaagaaacaaaatttatttttgataaaaatagacaaaaaaataaaagcagcGGTAGTGGCTGTGGTAATGGTAGTCATAGTAGCAGTAGCTGTAGTAGAGAAAGAAGAGGATTGAAGAAGCGGACTACTTCACCTGAAATGgatgatataaatatgaacaacaatttttatgaattggAGGACTACAATGAAGATGTAAGTATCGTCAGTTCGAAAGGAGGAAGTAAACTAGGTGTTAAGAAGAATAAGGGAGGTAatgaaaaagcaaaaaaaagggCATGGGGTCAAATGGTTGTAGATGAAAAAGATAGAGAAAGTGAAGTAAAGGACGAAGAAGATTTGAAACATGTGGAAAATAAGGAAGATGCAGAGGATGAGGAAAAGCAAagtaataatgtaataaatacCCTCGAAGGAATAAATCAAGAAAATCTAAATTgtagtaataaaaacaaaacaaaagagAAGAATTATGGATCGTTTGCTAAACGTGaaggaaaaaggaataacTCAATGAAAGAACAAGAGGAAAGTAAAGAAATTAATTTAGACGcctttacaaaatataatattattaaaaataaaaaagagcaCATAGTAATTGATGATAGTAACATATACATTGTTATAGATAACATGGATGAAAACTCAAATGATAAAGCAGCAATTATtagtaaattaaatattactaatgatacttacaattttttgaaaaataaaaatactggAAAGAATTTAAGTAAAATGAAGCTCGCCTCTCCGTATGTGGGTAAAACAGAAAAGGCAGAAAGATCAAGAGGGGCGGAAGCAGCAAGACGAGTGGAAGCAGCAAGGCGAGTGGAAGCAGCAAGACGAGTGGAAGCAGCAAGGCGAGTGGAAGCAGCAAGACGAGTGGAAGCAGCAAGACGAGTGGAAGCAGCATTACGAGTGGAAGCAGCAAGCACTGTGGAAGAAGATATGGAAGACGAAGTGAACGAAGAAGACTTGAGCGAATGTGAAGAGTACGAGGAGGACTCCGACGATTACGATAACAAAAGCGTTTCTATAAGGGGTATAGGAGAGGATTCTACAAATGATGAAGAGGATGATATAGAAATAagtaatatttacaaaactTTGAAAcaagaaaatatgaaattcGCAGATGGAATGAAAAAAGATGAAGGAATGATGGTAGAGATAGAAGAGGAAGAGGTGGAAAAGGAGAAGGATAAGGATAAGGGAAAGGAGGAAGAAGAACCTAttgagaaaattttaaaaaaaagaaaaacaaaaaatgataatagcAACAAAGAACATAAGTTAAACATTGTAAGATCACTTCTAAAGAGTGCTCACAGCGATTTGATGGTAATGGACCAAAATGATATGCAAATGAGTAGTAACACTATGAACATAAGGGAGCCATCTATTAGTCTAAATGAATTTTGTAATTATAGAAAGGGAAATTATAAGAACGAAGGAATAGAAGAAGgaaatttggaaaaaatagAGGTAGCAAGGGAAAGAggagaaagagaaagaaagagaaaacaaaacaacgagaaggttaataaaaaagaaaaagtaaaaacagATTTAGAAAAGAATGAAACCAAGtctaaaaataatgaattggATAAATTGTATAAACGGATTAATAGAAAAGAGGTAAAATATGACAAGCAGGGAAAGATAGGAGCTGAAAAATGCAAAGAAAAGGAAGAGTTCGACTACAAACAATACAgcaaattaattaaattaatttccATCTCGAGGGATATATCAAGATATAATGTGTATAAGGATAGCAATGATGCAGAGAAGAGCAGTAGCAGGAAAGGAAGTAATAGACGTACTAATAGTAGGAAAAGCGATAATAGATCGGGTAGTAGCGGATATGGAAGTAGTAGACAGGTAAGTAATAGACAGAACAgcagtagtaataacaataaagaAAGCAGAAGAACAAGTGAACATGCACAGAATAATAAAGTGAAGGAGAAAACGGCTTCTctagaaaaaggaaaatgtaaATTCAACAGTGAGATCAGAAGAAGCAATAAAAAGGCCGTGTCCATATGGGACAGTAAGAAAATCGAAGTAAGAGgaaaacaaatgaaaaataaatcaaaattaaGAACAACAAATATGTTTATGAACGAAGAGGAAGCAgcggaagaagaagaaacgAAAGCCGATGCAGAATGCACTTACAgcaattcttttaaaaatgcgAACATGGCGATGCaaggtaataataaaagaagatCGATCTCACAAACTAATCATGTTAAAAacgttaataaaaaaataaaagaaaattgttATCGAATTGGTaacacatataataattatgaacaagAAAATGAAAACCTTCTTTTGGGTTTTAACTTAATGGATAATACAGCTAGttacaaaaaaatgcacGAAATGCAGAAAAGTTCAAAAAATGCGgagaatgaagaaaatacagaagatttaaacaatttagaaaatttaaacaatttagaagatttaaacaatttagaaaatttaaacaatttagaaaatttaaacaatttagaaaatttaaacagtttagaaaatttaaacaatttagaaaatttaaacaatttagaaaatttaaacagtttagaaaatttaaacaatttagaaaatttaaacagtttagaaaatttaaacaatttagaaaatttaaacaatttagaaaatttaaacagtttagaaaatttaaacaatttagaaaatttaaaaaacaataaaattcttttaaactATTGCGCAGTTACTAATAAGAATAAGACGAGTAGCGAGGAACAGTCCAGTGTAATAATGGACTTAAggaatgaatatataaatgataaaagcAGTCATAAAAAACAAGAGGATAGTAAATCTCATAGTAGAAATAgaagaattttattaaaacagAAATATAATTGTACAGACAATGTTTTAATTAGTGGTATTGTTGATCAACAAGAGGAACAGGAACAACAGTTTGATGAGGATAAGGACAAAAATGTAAAGAGAAAGAAACAGTTAGTGAAGATTGAAGAAAGTGAAAAGGACTTAATAGCACAAGAGAAGAACATTATGGAAGGAATTGAGTGCTTGGGAGATGGTAACGAAGGgaaagagaaagagaaagagaaTGAGAATgaggaagaggaagaggaagaggagacagaaatggaaaaacaCGTAGAAGATGAAAACAGTAAAGAAGAGTTAGCTGCAGAGAAGAAGGATAAAGTGGGAATGGAAAAGAATGTGGTTGGCGTGGAAGATGTTATAATGGGAACACAAATTGATGGGAAGGCTCTTGAAGAcagagaaataaaagaagaggTTACAAACAAAGAGGAAGAATTGAATGAATTGGTGGAAGAACATAAGAAAATGAAAGGTGTAACAGAAGAAGAAgtaatacaaaaaagtaaCAAAGGTGAAGAAGCAGATGTAGAAGAAGTAGAAATAGAAGCAGAAGCAGAAGAAATAGAAGCAGAAGCAAAAGAAGTGGTTAGAAAGATCGAAGAAGCTAGAAATGATCAGGTAACGGAAGAAGAGAAATATGAAGAAGTCTTAGAAGGGAGAGATACAATAGTGGATCCATGCAAGTGTGTTAGTAAAGAAGTAGAGGGGGTAGGAGAAGAGCAAAGGGAAGATGAAATTGTAGTAGTAGAGGAACAGGAAGaaggaaaagaagaagaTGAGGTTGTAGAGGTGGAAGAAAAAGGTGCATTTGAAGTAGGGGGTGAGGAAGTTGTAGAAGTAGAAGTGCAGGAGGATACAGAGaaaggaaatgaaaaagCAGAAGAACACACTATTGAACAAGAAGACGTAGTAGAGGTAGAaagagaagaagaagaagaagaaaaaggaaaagaacaaaatgaacaagATGAGGTGGTAGAGATACCAATAGACGTTGAagaagagaaagaaaaagaacagAATGAACAAGACAAAGTGGTAGAGATACCAATAGACGTTGAagaagagaaagaaaaagaacagAATGAACAAGACAAAGTGGTAGAAGTAGAAAAAGAGGAGGAAGTGGTAGAGGTAAATGTTGAACAAGAGGAAGTTAAAGGGGAGGAGGAAGAGCaattgaaagaaaaagaagttaTGGAAATACAGGAAGAAGGAGAAGAAAAGGAGGAATACGAAGAGATATTGGACGAGGAAGTATACGAAGAATTAGGAGacgaaaaagaagaatacaAAGAAGTAGAAGAGGAAAAGGATGAGTACAAAGAAGTAGAAGAAGTGGAAAAAGGAGCTGAAAAACAGGTCGAGAAGGAACTAGAGAAAGGGGTTGGTGAAGAAATAGAAGTTAACTCGGATGAGGAGATGGAAGAGTACGAAGTGGACGAAGAAGAGATAATGAAAGAAGAGATGAAGCATCATGAGGAGATGGAAGAATACGAGGCGGTCAAAAAAGAAGTTAACTCAGATGAGGAAATGGAAGAATACGAGGTAGATGAAGAAGAGGTAGACAAAACAGTAGAAGTTAAATCAGATGAAGAAATGGAAGAATATGAGGTGGACAAAATAGAAGTTAACTCGGATGAAGAGATAGAAGAGCACAAGGTGGACAAAGAAGAGTTAAACAAAAAAGCAGAAGTTAACTCTGATGAAGAAATGGAAGAATACGAACTGGATGAAGAAGAGGTAGACAAAACAGTAGAAGTTAAATCAGATGAAGAAATGGAAGAATATGAGGTGGACAAAATAGAAGTTAACTCGGATGAAGAGATAGAAGAGCACAAGGTAGACGAAGAAGAGTTAAACAAAAAAGCAGAAGTTAACTCTGATGAAGAAATGGAAGAATACGAACTGGATGAAGAAGACATGATGGAAGAAGAGATagggaaaaaagaagttAACTCGGATGAAGAAATGGAGGAGTACGAGGTGGATGAAGAAGAGATGGCAGAACAAATGGtaaaagaagaggaagagaagaaagaagaaaatatgaaaaatggaaagagTAATATAGAAGAGGTGAACAACAGTTCGAAAGGTACCTCAAATGATGAAATAATGAATTACAATacaaataaatcaaaaacaatgatatatgataatattatagaTCTCAACAGCAATTCATATAATAGTAAAACAGAAGACAGTGGTAAAGGGAATAAGGATGGAAATGATTCAACAAACTCTGAATTACtggaatataatatatcagcAGAAAAGGATAGTGATATgcatgttaaaaataaaaattcttttgaATTATTTGATGAAGGGAAAAGTTATGTAACAGCAgataatgataaaaacagccattataataattttaaaaataatttttttttttaa
- a CDS encoding 60S ribosomal protein L35 has protein sequence MSNIKAFQLRPLKKKELLDKLEEYKNELSGLRINKALGNSAKNSKIRSVRKNIARILTVYNQRRKMELRKQYKNKKFKPYNLRKKLTKNKRLQLTPKQKSAMTLRMKKKMMNFPPRKYLLVHKK, from the exons atg aGTAACATTAAGGCATTCCAGTTAAGGCCCTTAAAAAAGAAGGAGCTGCTTGATAAATTGGAGGAATACAAAAATGAGCTCAGTGGTTTGAGAATAAATAAAGCTTTAGGAAACTCCGCGAAGAATTCCAAAATACGTAGTGTTCGAAAAA ATATTGCTCGAATTTTAACTGTCTACAATCAAAGAAGAAAGATGGAGTTGagaaaacaatataaaaacaaaaagtttAAACCGtataatttaagaaaaaaactaACAAAAAACAAGAGACTGCAATTAACACCAAAGCAAAAGTCGGCCATGACCTTAAG aatgaaaaagaaaatgatgaaTTTTCCCCCAAGAAAGTATCTTTTAGTGCACAAGAAATAA
- a CDS encoding ATP synthase F0 subunit b-like protein, producing the protein MFRVKNRLRLELIANKRSYTNNSRGMLKEYVYTKYRISLPYMNNVKYDDMYLSSPSKDDLYIFTKSIPIFLRYLKLITSIENRNNDFIEFAKRCENGLRVEKDVYLTKEELLELMFINGYAQKEMNALDLAFSSNYEFHYAEISVLFNLEEEDVYKFCLKKRSEHPEKLIHLKYFKEKNLLSSYGLLFVFLFFGLNNFVLSNAWFLSKTIPFFSVFYMLASYFYKDIWSFLNKDKNLMIEKNLQNKLSAEDIIYNQLKLYSKDTNCSMNLKNFKEYCDMLIKNYRKAYIHEQKIKVQENLEKKLNEIYNAELNYKNSLQNILVEEIIKKTYNDVKTNDNFYYAILNDSINNIRNNSENDTLIKHVKTQLSSIKNLNKQDPLVKNILDQYELKKDEYIKQYVVHKEEVHNIKSILSKCSSDEIHKLNKNDYAELLRLYHSINNRFGFYVNDEDILPIVSKDSDAKSLADTVNAAILDANKSFHEKKLAAFLRVFHVKRTQLIKVYLEHINNQLNYEKYMD; encoded by the exons ATGTTTAGGGTTAAGAACAGGTTGAGGTTGGAACTTATTGCGAATAAGCGCAGTTACACGAATAACAGCAGGGGGATGCTTAAGGAGTATGTGTACACAAAATATAGAATAAGCTTaccatatatgaataatgtaAAGTATGATGATATGTATTTGTCGAGTCCTAGTAAAGAtgatttatacatttttacaaaaagtattccaatatttttaagatatttaaaattaataacatcAATAGAAAACCGaaataatgattttattGAATTTGCAAAAAGATGTGAAAATGGTTTGAGAGTAGAAAAAGACGTATATTTAACTAAAGAAGAATTACTAGAATTAATGTTTATAAATGGGTATGcacaaaaagaaatgaatgcTTTGGATTTAGCATTTAGTAGTAATTATGAATTTCATTATGCAGAAATATCTGTATTATTCAATTTAGAGGAAGAGgatgtatataaattttgtctaaaaaaaagaagtgaaCACCCAGAGAAACTTAttcatttgaaatattttaaagaaaaaaatttattatcatcTTATGGGTtactatttgtttttttattttttggtttAAACAATTTTGTATTGAGTAATGCATGGTTTTTATCTAAGactattccttttttttctgttttttatatgcttgcttcctatttttataaagatatTTGGAGCTTTTTAAATAAGGATAAGAACTTAatgatagaaaaaaatttgcaaaacAAATTATCAGCAGAGGACATCATTTATAATCAATTAAAACTTTATTCTAAAGATACGAATTGTAGTAtgaacttaaaaaattttaaagagtACTGTGATATgttgataaaaaattatagaaaagcatacatacatgaacAGAAGATAAAGGTACAggaaaatttagaaaaaaaattaaatgaaatatacaaTGCGGaattgaattataaaaattctttacaaaatatattagtagaagaaattataaaaaaaacttataatgatgtaaaaacaaatgacaatttttattatgctaTTCTGAACGATAGTATTAacaatataagaaataatagTGAGAATGACACACTTATTAAACATGTAAAAACTCAGTTAAGTtccattaaaaatttaaataaacaagATCCActagttaaaaatatactagaTCAATATGAACTAAAAAAAGACGAATACATAAAGCAATATGTTGTACATAAGGAAGAAGTACACAATATAAAATCTATATTATCAAAATGTTCCTCAGATGAAATAcacaaattaaataaaaacgatTATGCAGAGCTCTTACGTTTATATCATTCTATAAATAACAGATTCGGGTTTTATGTTAACGATGAAGATATATTACCCATTGTATCGAAAGACAGCGATGCGAAAAGTTTAGCGGATACTGTGAATGCCGCTATTTTAGATGCCAACAAATCATTCCATGAAAAGAAGCTCGCTGCTTTTCTAAGGGTATTCCA TGTTAAAAGGACACAGCTAATAAAGGTATACCttgaacatataaataatcaaCTGaactatgaaaaatatatggacTGA
- a CDS encoding ubiquitin-like domain-containing protein → MMTKLIKFIILRPRGIPQNLELEINCSEIIKNLKHKLFSEDIKKELNVRFIYMGKILDDKKRLDDYINYYQKDLFSNNKSNTLINDNRNEYQSDKNKDMSNKNISNDCNENIIPITIHVKITEKCNSIKGGEYINAASNYSCMYCEEMFSCIYIMYSDM, encoded by the exons atgatgacgaaattaataaaatttattattctacGACCAAGAGGAATACCCCAAAATTTGG AATTAGAAATAAACTGCagtgaaataattaaaaaccTGAAACATAAGTTGTTTTcagaagatataaaaaaag aattaaatgttcgttttatatatatgggcAAAATACTGGACGACAAAAAAAGACTAGATgattacataaattattatcagAAAGATTTGTTCTCAAATAATAAATCGAATACCTTAATTAACGATAATAGAAATGAATACCAAAGTGATAAGAACAAAGATATgagtaataaaaacatttctAATGATTGCAACGAGAATATTATTCCTATAACGATTCATGTGAAAATTACGGAAAAGTGCAATTCCATAAAAGGTGGTGAGTATATTAATGCGGCTAGCAATTACAGTTGCATGTACTGCGAAGAAATGTTCTcttgtatatacattatgtACAGTGATATGtga